From the Roseibium salinum genome, one window contains:
- the ligD gene encoding non-homologous end-joining DNA ligase, giving the protein MGVSVDRLAEYVAKRDFSRTAEPQGSAADKPSDKPLFVVQKHAATRLHYDFRLEWEGVLLSWAVTRGPSADPSVKRLAVRTEDHPLDYGDFEGTIPKDQYGGGTVMLWDQGWWEPQEDFRKGLRKGRLKVRLYGERMKGGWALVRMRAKEGEKRENWLLIKEHDAFEESGEDTLTARYLTSVATAREMEEIADGRKPKSRNKKTQRTKEESRSFSLSRPRFRKLQTPKPAEKAPEGDDWLHETKLDGYRCLAALGKGGALLYSGTGRNWTGRFEGLPEAFAALECENALIDGEVVSAKPGKRAPLSALQRDVDEGRPVLFIAFDLLELNGEQLVDKPLLERKTLLEQLLAGGPEGSPVHYCVHVRGNGAKAFEAVRKAGGAGIVSKAADSRYSGTQNDDWLKIMAQRRQAFVVGGWTPSKAKGRPFASLLIGSREDGSLCYRGRVGGGFAGDDLERLWKKLKTRGRKTSPFDEVPPDVADTANWVTPDVVVDVGYAELTDENSIRRGVFEGLREDLA; this is encoded by the coding sequence ATGGGTGTTTCGGTCGACAGGCTTGCGGAATATGTCGCCAAGCGCGATTTCTCACGTACGGCTGAACCGCAGGGTTCTGCGGCGGACAAGCCGTCTGACAAACCTCTCTTCGTTGTCCAGAAGCATGCCGCGACGCGGCTGCACTACGATTTCCGGCTGGAATGGGAAGGCGTGCTGCTCAGCTGGGCCGTGACGCGCGGGCCGAGCGCCGATCCGTCGGTCAAGCGCCTGGCTGTCCGCACCGAGGACCATCCCCTCGACTATGGCGATTTCGAAGGCACGATCCCGAAGGACCAGTATGGCGGCGGCACGGTGATGCTGTGGGACCAGGGCTGGTGGGAGCCGCAGGAGGATTTCAGGAAAGGGCTTCGCAAGGGCAGGCTGAAGGTCAGGCTGTACGGCGAGCGCATGAAGGGCGGCTGGGCGCTGGTGCGCATGCGCGCAAAAGAGGGCGAAAAGCGCGAGAACTGGCTGCTCATCAAGGAACACGATGCATTCGAGGAAAGCGGCGAAGACACGCTGACCGCGCGCTATCTCACCAGCGTCGCCACGGCGCGCGAGATGGAGGAGATCGCGGATGGCAGGAAGCCGAAGAGCCGCAACAAGAAGACGCAACGCACGAAGGAGGAGAGCCGGTCTTTCAGCCTCTCGCGGCCGCGTTTTCGCAAGCTGCAGACCCCCAAGCCGGCGGAAAAGGCGCCCGAAGGCGACGACTGGCTGCACGAGACGAAACTCGACGGCTATCGCTGTCTTGCCGCGCTCGGTAAGGGCGGGGCCCTGCTCTACTCCGGGACCGGCCGCAACTGGACCGGCCGCTTTGAGGGCCTGCCGGAAGCCTTTGCCGCACTCGAGTGCGAAAACGCGCTGATCGATGGCGAAGTGGTTTCGGCGAAGCCGGGCAAACGCGCGCCGCTTTCCGCCTTGCAGCGCGATGTGGACGAGGGCCGGCCCGTGCTCTTCATCGCCTTCGACCTGCTGGAACTCAACGGCGAGCAGCTGGTTGACAAGCCGCTGCTGGAACGCAAGACGCTGCTTGAGCAGTTGCTGGCGGGCGGGCCGGAAGGTTCGCCGGTCCATTACTGTGTCCACGTGCGCGGCAACGGCGCCAAGGCATTTGAGGCCGTGAGGAAAGCAGGCGGTGCCGGCATCGTTTCCAAGGCTGCGGACAGCCGCTACAGCGGGACGCAGAACGATGATTGGCTGAAGATCATGGCCCAACGGCGCCAGGCTTTCGTCGTCGGCGGCTGGACGCCGTCGAAGGCAAAGGGCAGGCCGTTCGCTTCGCTTCTCATCGGATCCCGGGAAGACGGCTCGCTGTGCTACCGCGGCCGGGTCGGCGGCGGCTTTGCCGGGGATGACCTGGAGCGGCTCTGGAAGAAGCTGAAGACACGCGGCCGCAAGACCAGCCCCTTCGACGAGGTGCCGCCGGATGTGGCTGACACGGCTAACTGGGTGACCCCGGACGTGGTTGTCGACGTCGGTTATGCCGAATTGACGGACGAAAACAGTATCAGGCGCGGCGTGTTCGAGGGGCTGCGCGAGGACTTGGCTTAG
- a CDS encoding acetyl-CoA hydrolase/transferase C-terminal domain-containing protein — protein MAKSKPSVDSAADDVARRIIDQTGGRIRLALPLGLGKANGIVNALTRAACADPQISLTILTALTLQRPAAKAGLKRRFLEPAADRLFGRYEPILYAQMIEEGTLPANIQVREFFFQAGYWLGNAYAQRHYISANYTHALTYALDFQPNVVAQLLARDDDGRTSLSCNTDITVDLLAARRQGRAEFIFAAEINENLPFMGGPAVVGDGEVDIMLEPDTSFELFSAVRQPVSLQHIAIGLQVSQLVPDGGTLQIGIGSIGDAIAQALLLREHKNEDYLSLFDACPFPDGAPEQHRARFEEGLYSVTEMLVGGLLELFESGIIRREVDGAAIHAAFFLECRDFYRRLREMPVATRDRIAMMPVSFTNSLYGDEEKKRAARRDARFVNNAMIVTCLGAAVSDGTGDGQVVSGVGGQFNFVSQALELEGGRSIITLNATRESNGKTVSNIRWNYPHMTVPRHYRDIVVTEYGVADLRAKTDEQCIAAMLDIADSRFQQGLLEQAKRAGKIDPGYEISAARRLNTADRLSYWLAPARRKGLLPRFPFGTDFTEVERRLLPALSVLKQAGKSKTALARLVARGLTSGPVEADCLERLGLDRPKSWKDLLLKYLVTGALAESKDTDAT, from the coding sequence TTGGCAAAGAGTAAGCCGTCCGTGGACAGCGCCGCCGATGATGTCGCCCGCCGGATCATCGACCAGACCGGCGGCCGGATCCGGCTTGCTCTGCCGCTCGGGCTCGGCAAGGCGAACGGCATCGTCAACGCGCTGACGCGGGCCGCCTGCGCGGATCCGCAGATCAGCCTGACGATCCTGACCGCGCTCACGCTGCAGCGGCCGGCGGCGAAAGCCGGCCTCAAACGCCGCTTTCTCGAACCGGCCGCCGACCGGCTGTTCGGCCGCTATGAACCGATCCTTTATGCGCAGATGATCGAAGAGGGCACGCTGCCGGCCAATATCCAGGTCCGCGAGTTCTTCTTTCAGGCCGGGTACTGGCTCGGCAATGCCTATGCGCAGCGTCATTACATCTCGGCCAACTACACCCATGCGCTCACCTATGCCCTGGACTTTCAGCCGAATGTCGTTGCCCAGCTGCTGGCGCGCGATGACGACGGCAGGACCAGCCTGAGCTGCAACACCGACATAACCGTGGACCTTCTGGCCGCGCGGCGGCAGGGGCGGGCCGAATTTATCTTCGCGGCCGAGATCAATGAGAACCTGCCCTTCATGGGCGGTCCGGCGGTCGTCGGCGATGGCGAGGTCGACATCATGCTCGAGCCGGATACCTCCTTCGAGCTGTTTTCCGCCGTCCGTCAACCGGTCAGCCTGCAGCACATCGCCATCGGTCTTCAGGTCTCTCAACTCGTTCCCGATGGCGGCACGCTCCAGATCGGCATCGGCTCGATCGGCGATGCGATCGCCCAGGCATTGCTGCTGCGCGAGCACAAGAACGAGGACTATCTCTCCCTGTTCGACGCCTGCCCCTTCCCGGATGGCGCCCCCGAACAACACCGCGCCCGTTTCGAAGAAGGGCTCTACTCCGTTACCGAGATGCTGGTCGGCGGTCTCCTCGAACTGTTCGAAAGCGGGATCATCCGCAGGGAAGTGGACGGTGCGGCGATCCATGCGGCCTTCTTCCTGGAGTGCCGGGACTTCTACCGGCGGTTGAGGGAAATGCCGGTGGCGACCCGTGACAGGATTGCCATGATGCCGGTTTCCTTCACTAATTCGCTTTACGGCGATGAGGAGAAGAAGCGGGCCGCCCGGCGGGATGCCCGCTTCGTCAACAACGCCATGATCGTCACCTGCCTCGGGGCGGCCGTATCCGACGGCACCGGCGACGGGCAGGTGGTCAGCGGTGTCGGAGGCCAGTTCAACTTCGTCTCCCAGGCGCTGGAACTGGAGGGCGGCCGCTCGATCATCACCTTGAACGCAACGCGCGAAAGCAACGGCAAGACCGTGTCGAACATCCGATGGAACTATCCGCATATGACCGTGCCACGGCACTACCGGGACATCGTGGTGACCGAATACGGCGTGGCGGACCTGAGGGCCAAGACGGACGAGCAATGCATTGCCGCGATGCTCGATATCGCCGACAGCCGCTTCCAGCAGGGGCTTCTGGAGCAGGCCAAGCGGGCGGGAAAAATCGACCCGGGCTACGAAATCAGCGCCGCCCGGCGCCTGAATACGGCGGACCGGCTGAGCTATTGGCTGGCCCCCGCCCGCCGCAAGGGCCTCCTGCCGCGCTTTCCCTTCGGCACCGACTTCACGGAAGTCGAACGGCGTCTTCTGCCGGCATTGTCTGTCCTGAAACAGGCGGGCAAATCGAAAACCGCCCTGGCGCGGCTCGTGGCAAGGGGATTGACGTCCGGGCCGGTCGAGGCCGACTGCCTGGAAAGGCTCGGGCTTGATAGGCCAAAGAGCTGGAAGGATCTGCTTCTGAAATACCTGGTGACCGGCGCCCTCGCGGAAAGCAAGGACACGGACGCAACGTGA
- a CDS encoding 3-hydroxyacyl-CoA dehydrogenase NAD-binding domain-containing protein: MNKPVLSVIGKTSLELGSGPETNFGNWRLRRDESGVAWAIVDCKDTGTNTLSETVLTDLSQLLEAVEADLPKALVVRSAKPGGFIAGADVSEFRGASDEDAIAERLRAGHGVIDRLEALKCPTIAVVHGFALGGGFELALACDYRIAIDGAWFGFPEVRLGLHPGLGGTFRLSELIDPTEAMTLMLTGKSAHTKKAKKLGIADEITQERHLRAAVAAFARKDGKQHNGRGFKAAVLDLGPARNMAAGRMRSQTEEKAPREHYPAPHALIGIWESHGGDRSAMQQAEIRSFAHLITTDTAQNLIRVFFLREKLKKNGDGKSGVTSVHIVGAGTMGAEIAAWCAIKGFRVTISDIELEPLGKAVEEAARTARKEHLSDIEIRDVLDRLMPDPRSYGLGEADLIIEAAPEKPDLKRELLTSIDERAREDAVIATNTSSLELGGLASVLKNPGRFAGLHFFNPVSKLELVEVVSHPQASAETLALLNAFTGEIDRLPTPVRTYPGFLVNRILTPYLLEAALMVDEDIEPAAIDQAAERFGMPMGPLEVADRVGLDICLDVADSLRDKLEKPIAEIPGWMRKRVEKGELGEKSGQGIYAWKDGEPQKSKANDEMSSVNQDRLILSMLNAAVECLREGVVGDPDTLDAAMIFATGFAPFRGGPIHYARQRGPDEIVVTLEELARRHGPRFAPDEGWKDIGKE, encoded by the coding sequence ATGAACAAGCCCGTTCTATCCGTGATCGGCAAAACCAGCCTCGAGCTCGGCTCCGGCCCGGAAACCAACTTCGGCAACTGGCGGCTGCGCCGCGACGAAAGCGGCGTCGCCTGGGCGATCGTCGACTGCAAGGACACCGGTACCAATACCTTGTCCGAAACCGTGTTGACGGATCTGTCCCAGCTGCTGGAGGCGGTCGAGGCGGACTTGCCGAAGGCCCTTGTGGTCAGGTCGGCAAAACCCGGAGGCTTCATCGCCGGCGCGGACGTGTCCGAATTCCGCGGTGCAAGTGACGAAGACGCCATTGCCGAACGCCTGCGCGCCGGCCATGGCGTGATCGATCGCCTTGAAGCCCTCAAGTGCCCGACCATCGCGGTCGTGCACGGCTTCGCGCTGGGCGGCGGCTTCGAACTGGCGCTTGCCTGCGATTACCGTATCGCCATCGACGGGGCATGGTTCGGCTTTCCGGAAGTCCGCCTCGGGCTGCATCCCGGGCTCGGCGGCACGTTCCGCCTGTCCGAACTGATCGACCCGACCGAAGCCATGACCCTGATGCTGACCGGCAAGTCCGCCCATACGAAAAAGGCGAAAAAGCTGGGCATTGCCGATGAAATCACCCAGGAGCGCCATCTGCGCGCGGCGGTGGCGGCGTTTGCCCGAAAGGACGGCAAGCAGCACAACGGACGCGGGTTCAAGGCAGCCGTTCTCGACCTCGGTCCGGCACGCAACATGGCGGCCGGCCGCATGCGTTCGCAGACGGAGGAAAAGGCGCCGCGCGAACACTATCCCGCACCCCATGCGCTGATCGGTATCTGGGAAAGCCATGGCGGCGACCGCAGCGCCATGCAGCAGGCGGAAATCCGATCCTTCGCCCATCTTATCACCACTGATACGGCGCAGAACCTCATCCGTGTCTTCTTCCTCCGCGAGAAGCTGAAAAAGAACGGCGACGGGAAAAGCGGTGTGACCAGCGTGCATATCGTCGGCGCGGGCACGATGGGAGCGGAGATCGCCGCCTGGTGCGCCATCAAGGGGTTCCGCGTGACGATCAGCGACATCGAGCTGGAGCCGCTGGGCAAGGCGGTTGAGGAGGCGGCCCGCACCGCCCGAAAAGAACATCTTTCGGACATCGAAATCCGCGACGTGCTCGACCGTCTCATGCCGGACCCGCGGAGCTACGGACTGGGTGAAGCCGATCTCATCATCGAGGCGGCGCCGGAAAAACCGGATCTGAAACGGGAATTGCTGACATCGATCGACGAGCGCGCCCGCGAGGATGCCGTCATCGCCACCAATACGTCCAGCCTGGAGCTGGGCGGGCTGGCGTCGGTGCTGAAGAACCCCGGCCGGTTTGCGGGTCTGCATTTCTTCAATCCGGTTTCCAAACTCGAACTTGTCGAGGTTGTGTCTCATCCCCAGGCGAGCGCGGAGACCTTGGCGCTGCTGAACGCCTTTACCGGAGAGATCGACCGCCTGCCGACTCCTGTCCGGACCTATCCGGGCTTCCTCGTCAACCGCATCCTCACCCCCTATCTGCTCGAGGCGGCACTGATGGTCGATGAAGACATCGAGCCGGCCGCAATCGATCAGGCAGCGGAACGGTTCGGCATGCCCATGGGGCCGCTGGAGGTTGCCGACAGGGTCGGGCTCGACATCTGCCTGGACGTCGCCGACAGCCTGCGCGACAAGCTCGAAAAGCCGATTGCGGAGATTCCCGGCTGGATGCGCAAGCGTGTCGAGAAGGGCGAGCTTGGCGAGAAATCCGGGCAGGGCATCTATGCATGGAAGGATGGCGAGCCGCAGAAGAGCAAGGCCAATGACGAGATGTCCAGTGTCAACCAGGACCGTCTCATCCTTTCCATGCTGAACGCGGCGGTCGAATGCCTGCGCGAGGGCGTCGTCGGCGATCCGGACACGCTCGACGCCGCGATGATCTTCGCAACCGGTTTTGCACCCTTCCGCGGCGGGCCGATCCACTACGCACGTCAGCGCGGACCGGACGAGATCGTGGTGACGCTGGAGGAACTGGCTCGCCGGCACGGACCGCGTTTTGCGCCGGATGAGGGCTGGAAAGACATTGGCAAAGAGTAA
- a CDS encoding acetyl-CoA C-acetyltransferase, with product MTDQRPVYIIDGSRTPFLKARGGPGPFTPVDLAVQCGRPLLTRQPAAYDAYDLVILGCVNVIADEMNPARVAALRLGMGEDTVAFTVQINCGSGMQSIDTAYRYIRDGSADLILAGGTEALSHTPLVFRNDAVEWYAGMARAKGTLERASLLADIRPDFFKPVIGLERGLTDPITDLNMGQTAEILAHRFGISREAADHYAVGSHRRLAKAQEEGWLDGEVEPAFDRNGNVYRKDDGVRPDSNMESLAKLSPAFEKPYGKVTAGNSSQITDGASWVILASEEAVKRHRLDPMATLRDSQWSALNPSVMGLGPVLCATEMMKRNGLGREAIDLWEINEAFAAQVLACLAAWEDETFCREILDLPEAFGPIDHDRLNVDGGAISLGHPVGTSGNRIVLHLVRAMARLGKKCGIASECIGGGQGGAMLVEMV from the coding sequence ATGACCGATCAGAGGCCAGTCTACATCATCGACGGTTCGCGCACGCCGTTTCTCAAGGCGCGCGGCGGGCCCGGGCCGTTCACGCCGGTGGATCTCGCCGTCCAGTGCGGCCGCCCGCTCCTGACGCGTCAGCCTGCCGCTTACGACGCCTATGACCTGGTCATCCTCGGCTGCGTCAACGTCATCGCCGACGAGATGAATCCGGCCCGTGTTGCCGCCCTGCGCCTGGGCATGGGCGAGGACACGGTGGCCTTCACCGTGCAGATCAACTGCGGGTCGGGCATGCAGTCGATCGATACCGCCTACCGTTACATCCGCGATGGTTCGGCCGATCTGATCCTGGCAGGCGGCACGGAAGCGCTCAGTCATACGCCGCTGGTGTTCCGCAACGATGCGGTCGAATGGTACGCGGGCATGGCGCGGGCGAAGGGCACGCTCGAACGCGCCTCATTGCTCGCCGACATCCGGCCCGATTTCTTCAAGCCGGTCATCGGCCTTGAACGTGGGCTCACCGATCCGATCACCGATCTCAACATGGGCCAGACCGCCGAAATCCTGGCGCACCGCTTCGGCATCAGCCGGGAGGCGGCGGATCACTACGCGGTGGGGAGTCATCGCCGGTTAGCAAAAGCCCAGGAGGAGGGCTGGCTTGACGGTGAAGTTGAACCCGCCTTCGACCGGAACGGCAATGTCTACCGGAAGGATGACGGCGTTCGCCCGGACAGCAACATGGAGAGCCTCGCAAAGCTTTCGCCCGCATTCGAAAAGCCCTACGGCAAGGTGACGGCAGGTAACTCGTCGCAGATCACCGATGGTGCTTCCTGGGTCATCCTGGCCTCGGAGGAGGCGGTCAAGCGCCACCGCCTCGATCCGATGGCCACCCTGCGCGACAGCCAGTGGTCCGCGCTCAATCCCTCCGTGATGGGGCTTGGCCCGGTCCTGTGCGCGACCGAAATGATGAAACGCAACGGGCTGGGCCGCGAAGCCATCGACCTGTGGGAGATCAATGAAGCCTTTGCCGCGCAGGTGCTCGCCTGCCTTGCCGCGTGGGAGGACGAAACCTTCTGCCGGGAAATCCTGGATCTGCCCGAGGCATTCGGTCCGATCGATCACGACAGGCTCAATGTCGACGGCGGCGCGATCTCGCTCGGCCATCCCGTCGGCACGAGCGGCAACCGTATCGTCCTGCATCTGGTGCGCGCGATGGCGCGGCTCGGCAAGAAATGCGGCATCGCCTCCGAATGCATCGGCGGCGGACAGGGCGGCGCAATGCTTGTGGAGATGGTCTGA
- a CDS encoding acyl-CoA dehydrogenase, which yields MAMRTFRRDRLTRPIFNWARGQLPTLSETERDAVDAGEVWWDADLFSGNPDWNKLLATAPAALTGKEQEFLDRPCEELCTMLHDWEITRAGDLPEDVWKFMKSNRFFGMIIPEEYGGLGFSSFAHSEVVRRISTASITAGVTVMVPNSLGPGELLLQFGTDEQKDHWLPRLAKGEEVPAFALTSEHAGSDASAMRDTGVVCEQDGVVGLRLNWSKRYITLGPVSTVLGLAFKLQDPDGLLGRQGAEGITCALVPTGLPGVSIGRRHIPCGQVFQNGPTTGEDVFIPLDNIIGGPDYAGKGWIMLMSALAAGRGISLPSLSSAAASMAAHTTGAYSRIREQFGIPIGKFEGVQRRLGRLAANAYLLDAARKLTCAGLDEGRKLAVISSIMKSNATYRMREAIDDAMDVHGGKTVIDGPNNYLGNFHKSVPVGITVEGANILTRNMIIFGQGAIRCHPHLLDEILALDKDDEDEALDAFDKAFWAHAGHAVKTFFRAAGRAWTGSMYAPAPDAGRATWIYRRLSRYAAAFALISDFALLTLGGSLKRKEMLSARLGDVLSELYLMSAVLKRWHDEGSTAADFPLVEWAAETSFATIASSLDQVLVNLPNRPAALFLRMVTLPGGAHRGPSDDLTRECAELLLTPSSTRDRLTAGVHAVGGEGALRKLEDAFAMVVEVEPLRRKLREARLTADEALRKGVLTAAEEQKLRQAEALIDKVIAVDDFDPSEIVRKRPDREHRDAAE from the coding sequence ATGGCGATGCGCACATTTCGACGCGACAGGCTCACGCGCCCGATATTCAACTGGGCACGGGGCCAGCTTCCGACGCTTTCCGAAACCGAGCGCGATGCCGTCGACGCCGGCGAGGTCTGGTGGGATGCCGACCTTTTCAGCGGCAATCCCGACTGGAACAAGCTGCTGGCCACCGCACCCGCCGCCCTTACGGGCAAGGAGCAGGAATTCCTCGACCGTCCCTGCGAGGAGCTGTGCACCATGCTCCACGACTGGGAGATCACCCGCGCCGGCGATCTTCCCGAGGACGTCTGGAAATTCATGAAATCCAACCGTTTCTTCGGCATGATCATTCCCGAAGAGTATGGCGGCCTCGGTTTTTCCAGCTTTGCCCATTCCGAGGTCGTGCGACGCATTTCGACCGCCTCGATTACGGCCGGCGTTACCGTCATGGTGCCCAACTCGCTCGGGCCGGGGGAGTTGCTGCTGCAATTCGGCACGGACGAACAGAAGGACCACTGGCTGCCGCGGCTGGCAAAGGGAGAAGAGGTGCCGGCCTTTGCGCTGACGAGCGAACATGCCGGCTCCGACGCTTCAGCCATGCGCGATACGGGCGTCGTCTGTGAGCAGGACGGCGTCGTCGGCCTGCGCCTCAACTGGTCCAAGCGCTACATTACGCTCGGCCCGGTCTCCACCGTTCTCGGACTTGCCTTCAAGCTGCAGGACCCGGACGGCCTGTTGGGCAGGCAGGGCGCGGAGGGTATTACCTGCGCTCTTGTCCCGACCGGCCTGCCGGGCGTTTCGATCGGACGGCGTCACATTCCCTGCGGCCAGGTTTTTCAGAACGGCCCGACCACCGGAGAGGATGTCTTCATACCGCTCGACAACATCATCGGCGGACCGGATTATGCCGGCAAGGGCTGGATCATGCTGATGAGCGCGCTTGCCGCCGGGCGCGGCATCTCGCTGCCCTCGCTGTCTTCGGCCGCCGCGTCGATGGCCGCACACACCACAGGAGCCTATTCCCGCATCCGCGAACAGTTCGGAATTCCCATCGGCAAGTTCGAGGGCGTTCAGCGCCGCCTCGGGCGCCTTGCCGCCAATGCCTACCTGCTCGACGCGGCCCGGAAACTGACCTGTGCCGGCCTCGATGAGGGCCGAAAGCTCGCCGTGATTTCCAGCATCATGAAATCGAACGCCACCTATCGCATGCGCGAGGCCATCGACGATGCCATGGACGTGCATGGCGGCAAGACCGTGATCGACGGGCCGAACAACTATCTCGGCAACTTTCACAAGTCCGTCCCGGTGGGCATCACCGTGGAAGGGGCCAATATCCTGACGCGCAACATGATCATCTTCGGTCAGGGCGCGATCCGCTGCCACCCGCATCTGCTGGATGAAATTCTCGCCCTCGACAAGGACGACGAAGACGAAGCACTGGACGCGTTCGACAAGGCTTTCTGGGCCCATGCCGGACACGCGGTGAAGACGTTCTTCCGCGCAGCCGGCAGGGCCTGGACCGGCAGTATGTACGCACCGGCGCCGGACGCCGGCAGGGCCACATGGATCTACAGGCGGCTGTCACGCTATGCCGCCGCTTTCGCGCTGATCTCCGATTTCGCCCTGCTGACGCTGGGCGGTTCGCTGAAACGCAAGGAGATGCTCTCCGCCCGGCTTGGCGATGTGCTGTCCGAGCTTTACCTGATGTCCGCCGTTCTGAAGCGCTGGCACGACGAGGGTAGTACCGCCGCGGATTTCCCGCTTGTCGAATGGGCGGCGGAGACCTCTTTTGCCACGATCGCGTCCAGCCTCGATCAGGTGCTGGTCAACCTGCCCAACCGGCCGGCGGCGCTGTTCCTGAGGATGGTGACCCTTCCGGGAGGCGCCCATCGCGGCCCGTCCGACGATCTGACCCGCGAATGTGCCGAGCTGCTGCTGACGCCGTCATCGACGCGCGACCGGCTGACCGCCGGCGTGCATGCGGTCGGCGGCGAGGGAGCCTTGAGGAAACTGGAGGACGCATTTGCCATGGTCGTGGAGGTCGAACCGCTGCGCCGCAAGCTACGTGAGGCCAGGCTCACCGCCGACGAGGCGCTCCGGAAGGGCGTCTTGACCGCGGCGGAAGAGCAGAAGCTGCGGCAGGCAGAAGCTCTCATCGACAAGGTGATCGCCGTCGATGATTTCGATCCATCGGAAATCGTCCGGAAACGGCCGGACCGTGAGCACAGGGACGCAGCGGAATGA